Below is a genomic region from Lampris incognitus isolate fLamInc1 chromosome 2, fLamInc1.hap2, whole genome shotgun sequence.
CTGCAGGAAACAGTTTTGATTTGTGGCCTCTTTGTGAAATGGGTCGTGACAACACAATATGATCTATAGTGTATGCTTCCCTTGCACTGCAATCCTTTTCATCACACACCTCTTCAGTATTTTCCCCTCAAACAGCTGAGAGGAACACATTTAGATAGAGTAAGTCGATCGAATCCTGTTTCCTACATTATCATTGTGTGTGTTTTGACTGTTCTGCTTTTTTGATTTCCTTGATTTTCAGCCAACGGCAAGTTTCCCACGACATGACTGCCCTTATGCTAGTCTTGTGGGAAGCTGTGAATGTGCGTATATTCTCATTTAATGCCAATGGCATGCTGTTAGTGGAAGTTGACATTCCTTCCTCACGTGCCTCTCTATATTTCGAGCTGAAAGTGGGATTTATAGCTTGCTGTGTTGATTGCCAAACCACATAGCTTGATAAGATTtgatgcgagtatgtgtgtgtgtttatttgtatggATATAGAGTATGTGTACATGGGCATTTGTTTGGACTGATTCTTTCAGCACTGTTGTTGATGAGCCCACTTTcccatgttttttctttgttttatttttttttgtatattcTCCAGAAGGGAACCCTGGGACCTCACCACCCCCTGAAGGGGAGGGCTCGGCCAGCCAAGCCCAGGGAAACGGAGAAACGTCCTAAACGCCTCTGGAGACTGGAGGAGGAGAGTAACAGAGGGAGTGAAAATGAGAGAGGAGAATGagcggagagatggagagaggaggaatctTATTGGGTGTCCTAAATGGACATACTCTTTCTTCACACAGCCCCGTCCTCTTGCTTAGAGGACTTCCTCCCtcactgcctgtctgtgtgtttggagCGCCCCCCAACTCTGTTTATCAGATAGGATGGGAATGTGGAGAAAGAAGAGAATGGATTAGAAGTTACTGTGGAGCTGCTTCTCTTTGTCTGGTAGTGATTTGTATTCCCGACAGGATGAAAAAGCACATAAAATGCAGATTCACTACCCCCAATACCGACTGagatgaacactacatatttatAACAACTCTCGAAACGTTGTTCCAGCCTAATATGGAACTCCCATCAAGGAGAGCATTACCTGCATATTCATAATCATCAGTCACTCATTTTCTTTGACGTGTTTGTGACATTCTAGTTCCTTTTCATATTTTAGTCTTGCCATAACCAACATAGTTGCAGTTATAATGTGCTTTACCAAGGTCATATTTATTGCAAAATGTTCAGTGATAACTTTGTAATAGGAATTGTCTTTGTGTAATAAAATACTAAATATGACTCCACTGTGTTATGTTTCTATTTCTAAGGGAGTTGTTCTGTGTTGTCTTGGATCTGAAAACACTGAGCCATGATGGGTATGAGAGCAGTAGAACTGGTTCAAGCCAACCATGAGTAATGTGTAGAGTGGAGCTGTTCCAGAGCTGTAAATATTAGTGAATGCTGCTTTTGTGTATATTGGGGTTGCCACAGGAAGCCTTGTGTTTACATTTCCACCTTGGATGGCTCCAGTGTTCCCATTTAGCGCCATATTTAATACAGAAGCAGATGATGACAAGGTATTGTATTTAAATCTGCTAACTGATGTACATTTAACAGTCTCTCTGAGGGCCAGGCTTAGGCTAATTTCCTGTTTTAAGAGTTATTACTGGAGAGCATccattctttgatggacaggataTTGAAGGGTTTGTAATGAAATCAATATATGGTCAGGCGTCCTGACTCGGCAATAAATTATTTCACTTATTATTGTATGTTCTAGGGGGGAAAAGAAGATAAAATCACAAAGTAAATGTTAAGATGCAAATACATTTATTCCATATTTTATTATGGTTATAAATCCATTTTGTAAAAGTAAAGGTAAATAGAAGTGCTTTTTTCACTTGGAAAAATGCGAAAGAATATTTATGAATTTAAAAATAACAAAGTGGATACATCAAATTTATGCACCTAGAAATGACATTgttgcattgcaggaattctgAGACAAAAGGCCAGTTTATTCAGGAGGATagcttattattgttattattttggggagggggggtttgttttttttttgcccatttaAGCACCAGTATGCCATCCAGTGTTCAAAAGTAGGCATATATTTGGTATTGAGCTGTTTTACCTGAAGGATTTTGATAGAAATGGTGTTGGATTCTCCATGATGACCCTTTGGACAACCACGAGATTCACAACCGAAAATGCTTTCCCCCCCACATGCATTTAAGTTAAGTTTGCCTCCTGCTCCATCATGTATCCATCAACACACCTTTTTTTTCCACCACAACTGCGCCACCCACATGGTTGATCATAGTAGCTTGTTACATTCTCTTGTCAACTTGAAAAATAATATCGTTTTAACTATGGCAATGATAAATAACAAATAACCTGGTCTAACCAACAAAAATGTTAAAACTCTTGACATTTCTGTACAAAAATCACATTAAGTACTATGTAGTTGGATTTGTTTGATGGTTTTCTTTGTCCCGACAACAAGCTGTAAACAAACAATGAGGAATGTATTCTGAGCGTTGACTACGATGCCTCCCAAAGAAGGTTTCACAAGAGTGTTTATGCTGTCCAACAGTTTTGTATCTTGCAGATCACAAATTCATCCTTGCTTTGAGACATCTGGAAGACTTAAGAGAAATGTCTGCAAACTTAAAGGTAAACTAAAGAAGGAGCAAAGGAATACCGGCGTTTGCATGAAATACTGACAACGCAGTGTTCATGAAAACACAGTGGATCATGAACATATAGGTGATATGGGCTGTATTGATAATAGAAGCTATGTGATACACAATACATAGTGGCTAAAACGTTTACCGTTGGGTGCAGGCAGAGGAACGTGACAGAGGATGTCGggtagtgctgcacgattaataTCAATCTCATCGTAAtcgcgatgtcagcctgtgcaagTACATAACtgcaaaaggctgcgatttaatgAAATAATAAAATGAGTGTGTatgaacgtctgtttgtgtgcagtctgcatatctacgcccataattaagagatgagcaatcagtctctgtttaggcagtgaagcgtTACATGACTGTCCGGTTTGCTGCGTGCAGACCGGAAAGAAGGACAAAATGAATACCGATGACAACAAGCgggttaacgctgatgaactggtggcaaaaaaaaaaagaaaaaaaaagctatctgttatatggcgatattttggattcaggctcagcgatattgagcagaaagaggtactgtgtaaaacatgcacaAAGTTGCTCCATGTCGTGGCAAcacgacaaatttgtattattggtatgtgtataaatttgtttattatatcgcaaatattgtccacaataatcgcaatatgaccTTTTCACCAAATCATGCAGCACTAACGCCGGGGGCGAGGTACGTTTGTAAAATGATTTTTCCCTGGGTTTGCTTTGGTTTGTCGCTCAAAGCCACTTCCTCTTCACTTCAGTGCTCCCCTCAAAAGGCAGTTGTCAGTTTCATCTCATAGGCCTCATACAGTTTGTCAAGGAGGTCATCCTTCTCCCCATCAGGCAAAAAACAGGATTGAGCTGAACAGATATTCTAAAAGACAAGGGGAGTTAAGGAGACAGTAAACCACAATACTAGTTGTCTTCCAGACAGGTAATGTGACCACTTCAGTGTTAATTACATCTTAACAACATGCAAACCAAATGCAGTCCAGCTGCAGAGCTCACCGTCGGCTCCACTGTGTTTTGTGTCTTCTGTTTAAACATAACGGAGGCGTTTAAATGTGAAAAGAGTGAGATCGAATACTGTCATCTTCATATGGACTGGTATCATAAGAAGGGAGTTGAAACTAAAAATTGCAATGACTCAAAAAACAAATGAGATGCAGACTGCTGCTACCAAGGTGCCTTCTGAACTACCCCAATGACCGTGAAGAAATGGGGGCGGGGGTCTACTGTAAGTGTGTATGCTAATAGTCTCACCAGTCTTTTGAATTCCTCCTCTGTGAACCCCATGTGCTCCTGAGCGGTGCGGTAGTCTAGGTGCAGGGAAGAGTTGAAGATCAACGGGTCATCGGTGTTTAGGGAATAGTTCGCCTTATCTCTCCTGAACCTGTGCATGCAAACACAAGAGTATTGACAGCATGCTAATAAATGAAATGTAAAACCCCTTTTACGTTTCAATTctgttcagcaaaaaaaaaaaaaagaaaagtctgaTTGGTTTGTTGATTTCAGCTCACGTGATGACAGGATGCTTGGTAAAGTCTGGATCACAGGCCCCGGTTAGTTTACTGGATATGGGACACACCTGAAACCACATGGCGGTGCACAATGAAACACTGAAATAGTTTCTGCTAAGACAGAGATAAAAAGTTTTCCGTTCTCCAAATAGAAATCCACAAGTGTCCACAAGAGAGCACTGCATCCCTGTATTATTTACAAAGACACTAAaccaaggttgttttttttcctcccaatagAAATCCTCAAGTGTCAACATGACAGTGATCTGCATCTAATAACAGCACATATGGCTGAcagtaattcaatattatcatttatcatctttcaaGGGTATCATATGGATATTTTCGTATCGGGATACATAATTTTGTTGTCCAAATTAATAACAATGAGAAACTGTTAACCAAAATGTCTcataaaatgaggtctgaaatatctgagaaagtattttttggatttttttggtTTACATTatgtctctatgcatgctcaataatccagataagaaaatcacagaaaggtgaatcagttcatgtggacccaatgtttattgaaagagatgagtgatgaaacgtttctctctcaataaacgtgtccagatgaactgatccaactgtcTGTGATAACGCAGTTTGATTCTTAATTGTGGTATTTTTACATACATCAGCAAATATCAAGACAGATATCAATATGTAAAATCCTGGTGTGATTACTGTGATAATATAATTTTCCAAATCATTCAGCGCTAAAGTCTTAATTTTCCCAGTCATTATTACCACCACGTCACAAGTGTCCATGTTTTTCAGGCGCTCAGGGTACAGAAGTATAAAGAGATTAGATAATGGCCTCTCTCAGGCACAGTAAACCTATCAATCATAGATTAATGAGACATTATGTGGTTAGCGTTAATGACAATGGTCATCGTGCTTCTAGGGATGTGTTGTACCTCAAAGTGCATGTTCTGGGAGAGTAGTTTTTTGTACAGTTCTTGGTCCTCCAGGGTTCTGTATCCATGTCCAACACGTTCCGCTTTCAAAACCTCGACAGCCTGGTTTCACATGAGGAGGTCAAGAAGGAAGTTTAAGATGTTGGAAGCAGATGTTTACTCAGCATTACAAACAGCGTTTTTCCAGAGGCATGCTTGCCTTTACTGTCATAGCTGAACAGTTAATTTGAAGGAGGAGTGATTTCATATATGTATTATACGTAAATACACGTTGTGTTTTTTTAGAAAGGAGGAATTGTAGGCAGTGGTtgttttggtaaaaaaaaaaaatcaaggaagacggtgggggctggggggggcaAGACCACAATAGCCTTTTTAAACCATAGTcatggtcatactacatattctGAACCATGACACattttttggaattttttttaccccctttttctcaccagttgtatctggccaattacctcactattctcgagccttcccggttgctgctccaccccctctgggctgcagacaaccacatgcctcctccgatacatgtggagacaccagccgcttcttttcgtctgacagtgaagagtttcatgaggggaacgtagcatgtgggaggatcacgctattccccccagctccccctccctgaacagacgccccaaccgaccagaggaggcgctagtgcagcaaccaggacacatacccacatctggcctcccacccgcagacacggccaattttgtctgtagggacacccgactaagctggagataacacagggattcgaaccggtgatcctggtgttggtaggcaacagaatagaccgctatgctacccggacacccaccgtGACACATTTTCTTACAGCAAGTGTATTTCAAAACTGAGAACTCAGAGAAAACATGTCTCCAGCCTTGTGGTTTCATTTTGTGATTAGACTCCCCTTTTGCTTATGTTATAGTAGCTAGCATTTTTTGGGGTAACCTTATACACTTGACTGTGTTAATAATTCATTCTACTGCGATATTCATTCACAACAATGTCCACAAAATATCAATATGGATAGAAGTTAAATATTGATGGTAGATTTCTTTAAGTACACTCACCTTCCTTGATTAAGATATGTCACATAGTGCCACTAACTAAAAGGGAATATACCATAATGCCGAAAGGGAATATGACAGTTTTGCAAAGAGTTGGTTTTTGTCACTTTGTTTAACAGGCGATATGGCATCCCTTTGTAACTGCCCCTCAAACTGACGTATAGGGTTTTGTTTATAATCTCCATGCACTTCTTTTGCAGGCCCCAGCAAAATGAGAAAAATAATGTTTTAGGTATTCAAAGTCAAAACAAAGTGGCTCTGGACCAGGGGCTTACCTCTTTCACCACGGAGGCTGGACCCACTTCTCCTGCATGAACTGTTCTGTGGATCCCACAATGCACTGCTTCCTGTCAGCGATATCAGTCATGGAACATATCAGCAATCAAATGACCTAGCCAAACATCTGGTTTTTCTATCACTCATACTATAGTCTCTGCAGTTTTTTATtccaaaagtttttttttgtactaaaaatattttattttgagTCAGAGGGAAAATGGAAAGCAACTAACAGTGTGATGCAGCATTATATAACAACAAAATACTCTTTAGTAGATTTTATTTGTTTGAGAAGCTACTTTGTGTTACACAGGCCTACAATCTGTAAGATTGTGAAGATCCGATAATCAGTTCTGGCTGTTTTATTCCTCGATGTTTGTGAtttttaatccttttttttttagatgttctttttattttattctgtaTTTCTTACTCAACATCTTTATGCcttttgtaaagtgctttgaattGTCTTGTGTATGAATTGTGCAACACAAACTTGCCTCACCTTGATTAAAATTACATTATGTGCTGAGTATAAAAGATTACTTTAACCATATTATCTTTTCCCATTGTCCACCGGACTAAATCGAGATCATGTTGTTCCTTTAAGTTATATTCAGCCTTTAGCGGAGCAAGTGAGCTTTGTCTCGTCTATGGTGAGTGTAATCTTATGAGTGGCAACAGTATGTGGAGATAATGGATAATGTAATTAGCAAGATAACTCTTGATATTAGTGTGGACTTTGCTCTGAGAGATTGGCAACTCCGTTAATAATTGAAACAGATTTTCTTGTCTTCCATTATGTCTGATCTTTGTTAACGCTGAAGAGATGCCAGAGGCTGCACAAAGAGGACACACCGAATGAACCGCCATTAAATATTTAGTGTGAACCAGTGCTTCAGATTTTTTTCACCATTTTAGACACACCTACCCGCAGTGCAAGACCACCGTGCAGCTTCAGTTTCTATTATGTCAAAGTTACAAGAAACCAAAATGAAGACGTGTTAAGGTGAAGGATGAGGTGCTGTTCCTGTGACTacagaataataataaaagagaAATGTACTGGGGAAAGAATTTGAATAAAAGCTTGGATGAGGCATAGAACagatcttttttaattttttttaattgaattatATTATAGGCAGGCTGGGGGGTGTCTGGTGCTTCTTGAAAGGTTTATGCCTCAGTTCAAGAGAGAGGAAAAATCAAGAGTCATGCCAAACTTGTTAAGTGTTTTGCCACGATTATGTAATGCTATTAATATTATTGCACAAAAGGGACAGTGAGTTAGAATACAAAACATCCACAAACTTTTCCGATACTGTCCTTTTACATACTTAAGCAACAGCTTGGAGAATATGTGGTGGTCATGGACAGCTTATTGAGATACTGACCTGTTGTGTGCCTCTATCAGCTCACATGCAGCAGTTAAGATTAGTGGGGCTTTAACATCATTATGAAACTGAAGAGCAGGGAGACTCAAAAGAAAATATTATTCTATAGTGTTTACTGCACTCATCCACACCAAAACACTGACCTTTAAAGTAGgactgggcaatatatcgatacTGTATCGATATCATGATATGtaactagatatcatctgggattttggatatcataATATCGTGATATGGTTTAAGTGTTGTCttctcctggttttaaaggctgcattacagtaaagagatgcaattttctgaactgactagactgttctagctgttatattttttacccacttagttattatataggcattactgatgattattCATCAACaatctgattgtgtaaatgttttgtgaaagcaccaatagtcatccccacTATATTGTCAGAATATCGATATCGACGTATTTGGTCCAAAAAATATcgagatatttgattttgtccatatagcCCAGCCCTACTTTAAAAATCAACATACATAATCTCTCTGAAGAAAAGGGTCAACTATAACTTGGTGTGATGCAAGTGGTCACACATGAAGAATTTCTTGTGTTTTCAGCTTTGCACCTGTGTGCACTATCACTGAAAAGAGGCTCATTCAATTCATTCATGAAAGCAAAGCTTCCTTAAATTTGTTTAACTGGTATTTTTTGGCTTGTCAGTGGCTATGGATGACATAGTAAAAACTTCAGGGTTTATAATCATAAGGGCTCTTAATTTGGATTCATGCCACCAATGATAGTGAGTAAAGCATCTAGCTTATTAACTGAGTCAAGAATGTCATTATTATTAGAAGAGAAATGTACTTCATTGTCAGTTTTACGCTAGGCCAACTGAAGTTTATCCTTTGCATATCCTACCTATCTATCCAAACACATAGCTCCCTACACAAATGCATTTCTTTGGAGGGGTCGGAGCGCAGGGTCAGCCACAGTGCTGTGCCCCTGGAGCAGTTTTTGGGGTtctgtgccttgctcaagggcaccttgGCAGAGATGGTGGGTACCATAGATATTAAGGCATATTAAGGGTAGTAGAAGTAGTACTGATAACGGCAGTAGGAGCAGAACTAGTGATGGTGGTTGTAGAAGTagaagtagtcgtagtagtagcagtagtaaagttGATGGTGTTATTAGTAGTTGTAATAGTAGTTAATACAGGCAAAAACTGAATTTGCCACATGTGTTTGGTTGTTAGATGATTATCTAATCATACAGAAGAAAGGCACATGAAACAAAAAATACAATGTAATGACCCAAATGTCAAAATGAAGTACCAACAGCTGGCATTTACTTTTGTTGAGAAGCTACTTTCCTCAGTGAATGAGGCTGCAGGTGAAGACACCCATTCAATAACACCTTTCTTTTGGTGCCTTTTGAATGTGTCATCACGCCCCCTGTGGCCTCCCCACAAAATAAACGACTTGACTTCCCCTCAAAACATCACAACTGAAGAAGTCAATCGGATGACCGGCGAAACATTTTCAAATCTACAGTGACAGTCCAGTGCATGTTCTTACTTTGTTTTGACATTGTATATTCCTGGATGACTGATATGAATATATGCTGACAAGGTGTCCCagatattttattcttttttttatgtccatccatccatccatccatccattatccaaaccgcttatccaacttgGACTTTTTTATGTCCTACGTACCAAATTGTTGTTACATTGTGTTGCAAAGCACTACTCACCTCATAGGCTTTCCTATGCCCTGGGTAGGCTTCACAGTTGAGGGACTCATCACCTGCCAAGTCAATGGCCACTACGCCCTCCTTTCGGTACTTTTTACACAGCTCTACTACTTCCATGGACCAGCCTGCAGAATTAGACACGTACGTGTTACAAGATGCAAAACAGTGTGTGGTAGAGATCACACCAAGTCAACACTCATATACAAGTAATAATGAACATAAACGCATTATCTGCCTGGAGATGATGGTGTATAAGTGAAATGGACGGATACAGTCAAACCCTGCGCTTACAAGTCGCTGTCGCCTAGCTGTTGCTTGCAGCCAGCTTGTGGGCAATGCTAAAGTAGTTTTGAAGAAGTGGGCTACAAATGTATTGACAGATGCACAAACATAGCATTCCACAATGAATATAGCAAAGATATAAATAtaacatataaatataaaatataatatatatttattagtataacaattttatttttttgaaaattGATGCATTTCCTGTCAATACATTTGTAGCCCACTTCTTCAAAAGCTATGTTAGCAATGCCCGCAAGCTAGCTGCAAGTGACAACTAGGCGACAGTGACGTGGCGACAAAGTCACTGCCGGTGTGAGCGCAGAGTAAGAATGATGCTTCGCTACACTGCCACTATGAAAAGCACTGCCAGACTTTACTCCACAACACACAATATAACAGTGTCATCACAACAGCATTTAAATGGTCAAGAGTAGTAGGAAGGTCAGAGGTTTATTCAGGATTCAGCTGTGTATATGCTTTTTATATTCTGAGCATAAATAACCTCGAATAAATAAAAAGAGAACATCAAAAATAGTATTGTGGAAACAGGGTTGTACACTGATTCCAAAAGTAAAGAGGGTAAGATCTATACATGCCTCATCATCCTAGGTTATTAGGTATTTTAGGGTTAGGCTTCTTAAAATCGTAATATGAGTGTATCTGGGTTATGGGTGGCAGATAACTTTTGCAACTGAAAAATATTGTACAGTCAATATGATATTGAAACATTAATATGGGTTATTAATCTGGGTTACGCAAACAAACTGTGTAACACTCTGGGTGTGTAAACATACTTGTCAAACACTGAAAAGCAGAATCAAATTACATACAGGGGAATATTTTGCAAAGAAATGCATTCCGGAAACAAATTTTGTAAATTTAGAGTATAATGTCTAAAACAGATATCCGCTGGTAAATCAGGACGTCTCTCTTAAATAAATAACATCTGCATTCCCTCAGGGATATTTTTTTGAGTGATAGATACGGCACAGAATATGCAGTAGTACAACAATAAGAGCTACAGACAGCCTTTCTGCTATTCAACAAATGTGTAATGCCCCACACTGGCTGTAATGTGATTAAAGTCAAAATATGAACTCCTAAAGGCGAAAGAAACTCGGCACACTTGCCACTGAACACAGCACTACACATCATTGTACTATTAGTGCCACTTCTGCTATaagagaatacaacattgaaaatgATGGCACATTACATCAGCGTGCATTGTTTTGCCTATCCAGCCACTTATCTAAAAATGAACTGGGAGGCAGAGCAGgaagagagtgaggaggaggaaaTCTTATACAGCAACACTGTTTAGCCAGACAGGAGCGTGAATGGGAGCATGAACAATCATTACTTGGCATGTGGCGCATGCAGCATAGAATGGACCTGGCTTTGATATGGAAGGCCATCTCCCCTTCTCTCAGGCCCTCGTTCACCAGGTGCACCACCTCATCTGGGCTCAAGTCACCCCTGGTGCAGAACAGAAGGAAACAAGGATACAGGCAGGCTGCATCAACATGCAAATTTAAGTATCTTGgcaataacaacataacatacagttgggggcgtccggatagcgtagcagtccattctgttgcctaccaacatggggatcactggtttgaatccccgtgttacctccggcttggttgggtgtccctacagacacaattggctgtgtctgcgggtgggaagccaaatgtgggtgtgggtcctggtcgctgcactagcgcctcctctggttggttgtggcgccttttcaggggggaggggaaactggggggaatagtgtgatcctcccatgtgctacgttcccctggcaaaactcctcactgtcaggtgaaaagaagcggctggtgactccagatgtatcggaggaggcatgtggtagtttgcagccctccgcggatcggcagagggggtggagcagagaccgggacagcttggaaaatagggtaattggccaagtacaattggggagaaaaagggggaaaaaaaccaaacaaacaaacaaacaaaaaaatcaaaccatACAGTCCTGTATAGTATAATTCAAATATCCATGTTAAGGCACAAACGTACTCTTTCTGGTCCCATGGGATCGGTTCCACTTGAGTGTTGGCCAGGAGGTGCGGACTGTATCTGACCTCGACATAAATCACTCCCTCCTTGGCTTTGTCCTCCACAAACTCATAGGCTATCCTCTTGATGGCCTCCCTGTCGCCACTAACATAAGgaagagcaaagtacagagaaaaCTGCATTGCGTAGTTAATTCAGCTATGTTGTCCAGACAAATGCATTTGCCGCAACTGACAAATTGGCTGGTCTAGTATGACATTACACAATGTTTCAAAATAAGGAGTATTTTGTGAACAATAAATCTGATCTAAatcaaaaaacacatgcacaaacctaAACACATATGCAAACACCCACCGGAAGCACATACATAAAAGAACATGCCAGAGTTGTGAAGAGCTGACTGTAAAATTTTTAACACATTTGACAAGTCTCCTTTATTTCAGTGGCATTTATTTCAAATTGATGCAATTTGGAGTGTATCTCACATTCTTTTATTCGAGATACCCTCAACTGCTTTCTGACAACATCTATCCCTCTTTTCATGCCTTCTTCTTGACCAGGACTAGGAAAAGGTCATTTCATCATAATCACAACTCCGTTTCCCCTTTTCTTTCACAGTTTCTAACCTCCCCCCATCACATGACACAGAATAATGCTGCTTCCAGCATTTACATGGGAAGTGAATGCTTGTCACACAGGCCTCAATGCCTGTTGTTCTCTcccactaacacccccccccgcaCCCATTTACCCATCCACAGAAATCCCACAACAATCCCACATGAACTAAACTTAGCTAGCAACCTCCCTATGTTGTTGAACCAATACTGCTCACAAGGCTTTCAAGAGGCTTGATAATGGTTCATTCAGCAGGAGA
It encodes:
- the ada gene encoding adenosine deaminase isoform X1, which codes for MATHFHEQVVFNKPKVELHVHLDGAIRVSTILEVAKRRGIRLPADTEEEMTQIIIVQKPATLTEFLGKFAEYMHVIAGDREAIKRIAYEFVEDKAKEGVIYVEVRYSPHLLANTQVEPIPWDQKEGDLSPDEVVHLVNEGLREGEMAFHIKARSILCCMRHMPSWSMEVVELCKKYRKEGVVAIDLAGDESLNCEAYPGHRKAYEEAVHCGIHRTVHAGEVGPASVVKEAVEVLKAERVGHGYRTLEDQELYKKLLSQNMHFEVCPISSKLTGACDPDFTKHPVITFRRDKANYSLNTDDPLIFNSSLHLDYRTAQEHMGFTEEEFKRLNICSAQSCFLPDGEKDDLLDKLYEAYEMKLTTAF
- the ada gene encoding adenosine deaminase isoform X2; the encoded protein is MSRSDTVRTSWPTLKWNRSHGTRKSWSMEVVELCKKYRKEGVVAIDLAGDESLNCEAYPGHRKAYEEAVHCGIHRTVHAGEVGPASVVKEAVEVLKAERVGHGYRTLEDQELYKKLLSQNMHFEVCPISSKLTGACDPDFTKHPVITFRRDKANYSLNTDDPLIFNSSLHLDYRTAQEHMGFTEEEFKRLNICSAQSCFLPDGEKDDLLDKLYEAYEMKLTTAF